The following are encoded in a window of Nitrospira sp. genomic DNA:
- a CDS encoding glutathionylspermidine synthase family protein produces MHRRAMEPRSDWPAQLDRVGLTYHSLDGGYWREDAAYEFSDSQIDCLESATASLHRLCVDAVERIVRDDRFADLRIPDGWRPRIIDSWERQEPSLYGRFDFWYDGAGAPKLLEYNADTPTSLIEAAVGQWGWLQEACPAADQFNRLHDRLIGQWREIRRQASTDLLHLACLDGSDEDRQTVTYLADTANQAGWRVQTLPIERIGWESGSRRFVDCRNEPISVLFKLYPWEWLCQDAFAVDLSRSSMLVLEPAWKQLLSHKGLLALLWEWYPDHPNLLPAFFSGPGGCPAYVRKPFWSREGANISIVNGDQVLTTSGPYDAGTSVFQQYMPLPVFDGWHPVIGSWVIGDEPAGIGVREDRGLIHGNQSRFVPHSVVKGVSVL; encoded by the coding sequence ATGCACCGTCGCGCGATGGAGCCGCGATCTGACTGGCCCGCGCAACTCGACCGGGTCGGCCTCACGTATCACAGTCTGGACGGGGGCTACTGGCGCGAAGATGCGGCCTATGAGTTCTCCGACTCGCAGATCGATTGCCTGGAATCCGCCACGGCTTCGTTGCATCGGCTCTGTGTCGATGCGGTCGAACGGATTGTCCGCGACGATCGTTTCGCCGATCTCAGGATCCCCGATGGTTGGCGGCCGCGCATCATCGACTCGTGGGAGCGGCAGGAGCCGTCGCTCTATGGACGCTTTGATTTCTGGTATGACGGGGCGGGGGCGCCGAAACTCCTGGAGTACAACGCCGATACGCCGACCTCGTTGATTGAAGCGGCGGTCGGGCAATGGGGATGGCTGCAAGAGGCTTGTCCGGCGGCCGACCAATTCAATCGTCTGCATGATCGATTGATCGGGCAATGGCGTGAGATCCGTCGGCAGGCTTCGACCGATCTGCTCCATCTGGCCTGCTTGGATGGGAGCGACGAGGATCGGCAGACGGTGACCTATCTGGCCGATACGGCGAATCAGGCCGGGTGGCGGGTGCAGACGCTGCCGATTGAGCGGATCGGGTGGGAGTCGGGCAGTCGGCGGTTTGTGGATTGCCGGAACGAGCCTATCTCGGTGCTCTTCAAGCTCTATCCCTGGGAATGGCTCTGTCAGGACGCCTTTGCCGTGGATCTATCCAGGTCTTCGATGCTGGTGCTGGAACCGGCCTGGAAACAGCTGCTCAGTCATAAGGGGCTGCTGGCATTATTGTGGGAGTGGTATCCCGATCACCCGAATCTGTTGCCCGCCTTTTTTTCAGGACCGGGGGGTTGCCCCGCCTATGTTCGGAAACCCTTTTGGTCGCGTGAGGGCGCCAATATCTCGATCGTGAACGGAGATCAAGTCCTGACAACGTCCGGGCCCTATGATGCGGGAACCTCGGTCTTTCAACAGTACATGCCGTTGCCGGTGTTCGATGGATGGCATCCGGTGATCGGGTCCTGGGTGATCGGCGATGAGCCGGCGGGGATCGGGGTTCGTGAGGATCGCGGGTTGATCCATGGGAATCAGAGCCGCTTCGTGCCGCATTCTGTGGTGAAGGGCGTGTCTGTGCTCTGA
- a CDS encoding zinc-dependent peptidase, with protein MLVTPEAQRRNQQQALIAAILAAGTAGWMTWLFPLLWPLLGLCPLAYRWVRRPCLRRMEMMRQPFPEEREQILRKHVAFFLALDEAGKTRFRQLMQIFLDEVRITGIRTEADETTRVLVAASAVIPIFGFHDWEYHRLHEVLIYPDAFDDAYRTSGGSEAHLLGMVGLHHLSGVMILSKPALLAGFSPHPGTHNVGVHEFAHLVEKEAGEYGLPPEVPWMAVRQWVRYVARELAHPSSRRTHISDYAYTNEHEFFAVLAEYFFTSPELLKRRDPALYSLMRSLFHQDTEALLPSLPWRRRGLSRNAPCPCGSGRKYAHCCLKKTEATGRNTGTTGSAPGT; from the coding sequence ATGCTCGTGACGCCAGAGGCTCAACGTCGGAATCAGCAGCAAGCCCTCATCGCCGCCATCTTGGCAGCAGGAACGGCAGGATGGATGACCTGGCTCTTCCCTCTGCTGTGGCCCCTGCTCGGACTCTGTCCCTTGGCCTACAGATGGGTGCGGCGGCCCTGCCTTCGTCGGATGGAGATGATGCGCCAACCGTTTCCCGAAGAACGGGAACAAATCCTTCGCAAACATGTCGCCTTCTTTTTGGCGCTCGATGAGGCGGGCAAGACCAGGTTCCGGCAACTGATGCAGATCTTTCTCGACGAGGTCCGGATCACCGGCATTCGCACCGAGGCGGACGAGACCACTCGAGTGTTGGTGGCGGCCAGTGCCGTTATCCCGATCTTCGGGTTCCATGACTGGGAATATCATCGGCTGCATGAAGTGCTGATCTACCCGGATGCCTTCGATGACGCCTACCGCACTAGTGGTGGGTCGGAAGCACATCTACTCGGCATGGTCGGCCTGCATCATTTGAGCGGGGTGATGATTCTCTCGAAGCCGGCGTTGCTGGCAGGATTCTCCCCGCATCCCGGCACCCACAACGTGGGCGTGCACGAATTTGCGCACCTGGTCGAAAAAGAAGCCGGCGAATACGGACTGCCGCCGGAAGTCCCCTGGATGGCGGTCCGCCAGTGGGTCCGATACGTGGCGCGGGAACTGGCCCACCCCTCCTCCCGCCGTACCCACATCAGCGATTACGCCTATACCAACGAACACGAATTCTTCGCGGTGCTGGCCGAGTATTTCTTCACCTCGCCCGAACTCTTGAAGCGCCGCGATCCCGCGCTCTACTCCCTGATGCGGAGTCTCTTTCATCAGGATACGGAAGCACTCCTCCCCTCCCTGCCCTGGCGGCGCCGGGGACTCAGCCGCAACGCGCCCTGCCCCTGCGGCAGCGGGAGAAAGTATGCACACTGTTGTTTGAAGAAGACGGAAGCCACCGGCAGGAACACAGGAACCACGGGCAGCGCCCCAGGCACCTAG